Proteins co-encoded in one Neovison vison isolate M4711 chromosome 9, ASM_NN_V1, whole genome shotgun sequence genomic window:
- the LINGO2 gene encoding leucine-rich repeat and immunoglobulin-like domain-containing nogo receptor-interacting protein 2: protein MLHTAISCWQPFLGLAVVLLFMGSTIGCPARCECSAQNKSVSCHRRRLIAIPEGIPIETKILDLSKNRLKSVNPEEFISYPLLEEIDLSDNIIANVEPGAFNNLFNLRSLRLKGNRLKLVPLGVFTGLSNLTKLDISENKIVILLDYMFQDLHNLKSLEVGDNDLVYISHRAFSGLLSLEQLTLEKCNLTAVPTEALSHLRSLISLHLKHLNINTMPVYAFKRLFHLKHLEIDYWPLLDMMPANSLYGLNLTSLSITNTNLSTVPFLAFKHLVYLTHLNLSYNPISAIEAGMFSDLIRLQELHIVGAQLRTIEPHSFQGLRFLRVLNVSQNLLETLEENVFSSPRALEVLSINNNPLACDCRLLWILQRHPTLQFGGQQPMCAGPDTIRERSFKDFHSTALSFYFTCKKPKIREKKLQHLLVDEGQTVQLECSADGDPQPVISWVTPRRRFITAKSNGRATVLGDGTLEIRFAQDQDSGMYVCIASNAAGNDTYTASLTVKGFTSDRFLYANRTPMYMTDSNDTMSNGTNANTFSLDLKTILVSTAMGCFTFLGVVLFCFLLLFVWSRGKGKHKNSIDLEYVPRKNNGAVVEGEVAGPRRFNMKMI, encoded by the coding sequence ATGCTTCACACGGCCATATCATGTTGGCAGCCATTCCTGGGTCTGGCTGTGGTGTTACTCTTCATGGGATCCACCATTGGCTGCCCTGCTCGCTGTGAGTGCTCTGCCCAGAACAAATCCGTAAGCTGCCACAGAAGGCGGCTGATCGCCATCCCCGAGGGCATTCCCATTGAGACCAAAATCTTGGACCTCAGCAAGAACAGGCTGAAGAGTGTCAACCCTGAAGAGTTCATATCCTATCCTCTGCTGGAGGAGATAGATTTGAGTGACAACATCATCGCCAATGTGGAGCCCGGCGCTTTTAACAATCTCTTTAACCTTCGTTCCCTCCGCCTCAAAGGCAACCGCCTGAAACTGGTCCCTTTAGGGGTCTTCACGGGGCTATCCAACCTCACCAAGCTGGACATTAGTGAGAATAAGATTGTCATTTTACTGGACTACATGTTCCAGGACCTGCACAACCTGAAGTCTCTAGAGGTGGGGGACAACGATTTGGTTTATATATCACACAGGGCTTTCAGCGGACTGCTTAGCTTGGAGCAGCTCACCCTGGAGAAATGCAACCTCACGGCAGTACCCACAGAAGCCCTTTCCCACCTCCGCAGCCTCATTAGCCTGCATCTGAAGCATCTCAACATCAACACTATGCCCGTGTATGCCTTTAAACGACTGTTCCACCTGAAACATCTAGAGATCGACTATTGGCCATTACTGGATATGATGCCTGCCAATAGCCTCTACGGTCTCAACCTCACGTCCCTCTCCATCACCAACACCAACCTGTCCACAGTCCCCTTCCTCGCCTTTAAACACCTGGTGTATCTGACCCACCTCAACCTCTCCTACAATCCCATCAGCGCCATCGAAGCCGGCATGTTCTCGGACCTGATCCGCCTTCAGGAGCTTCACATAGTGGGCGCGCAGCTCCGCACCATTGAGCCTCACTCCTTCCAAGGGCTCCGCTTCCTCCGTGTGCTCAATGTGTCTCAGAATCTACTGGAGACTTTGGAAGAGAACGTCTTCTCCTCCCCTAGGGCTTTGGAGGTCCTGAGCATCAACAACAACCCCCTGGCCTGCGACTGCCGTCTCCTGTGGATCCTGCAGCGGCACCCCACGCTGCAGTTCGGGGGCCAGCAGCCCATGTGCGCCGGCCCCGACACCATCCGCGAGAGGTCGTTCAAGGATTTCCACAGCACTgccctttctttttactttacctgcaaaaaacccaaaatccgTGAAAAGAAGCTGCAGCATCTGCTCGTGGACGAAGGGCAGACGGTCCAGCTCGAATGCAGCGCAGACGGAGACCCTCAGCCTGTCATTTCCTGGGTGACGCCGCGGAGGCGTTTTATCACTGCCAAGTCCAACGGAAGAGCCACCGTGCTGGGCGACGGCACCTTGGAAATCCGCTTTGCCCAGGATCAAGACAGCGGGATGTACGTTTGCATCGCCAGCAACGCGGCGGGGAATGACACCTACACGGCCTCTTTAACGGTGAAAGGCTTCACCTCAGACCGCTTCCTTTATGCCAACAGGACCCCTATGTACATGACAGACTCCAACGACACCATGTCCAACGGCACCAATGCCAACACTTTCTCCCTGGACCTCAAAACAATACTGGTGTCTACGGCCATGGGCTGTTTCACATTCCTGggagtggttttattttgttttctcctcctttttgtgTGGAGCCGAGGGAAAGGCAAGCATAAAAACAGCATTGACCTCGAGTACGTGCCCCGAAAAAACAATGGTGCTgttgtggaaggggaggtggctGGACCCAGAAGGTTCAACATGAAAATGATCTGA